In the genome of Rhizobium etli 8C-3, one region contains:
- a CDS encoding helix-turn-helix transcriptional regulator produces MFDFLKACDAAQACNELTDLVGKLVTELGFECFVMAALPLRHERLEGCFLLNGWPEKWFERYLRKNFIHRDPVVDLVKRNDKPIIWSKAIDDRGLTPKARQIMKEAARFGLADGLTIPLHSNAGLDGVFSLVGPRLDISAEENNLLQIVASSAYARLLEFKGIKNRVRKSVSVTRSESECLAWCAAGKTDLEIGWITGRSQRTVQKHLQNLQLKLQAKNRAQLIAEAFRQGLQR; encoded by the coding sequence ATGTTTGATTTTCTCAAGGCATGCGACGCAGCGCAGGCGTGCAACGAATTGACGGATCTCGTCGGCAAACTGGTAACAGAACTCGGTTTCGAGTGCTTCGTGATGGCAGCATTGCCTCTTCGCCATGAACGGTTGGAGGGTTGCTTTTTGCTCAATGGGTGGCCTGAAAAATGGTTCGAGAGGTACCTTCGCAAGAACTTTATCCACCGCGATCCGGTCGTCGATCTGGTCAAACGAAACGACAAGCCGATCATTTGGTCGAAGGCCATCGATGACCGGGGGCTCACGCCGAAAGCGCGGCAGATCATGAAGGAGGCGGCCCGCTTCGGGTTGGCGGATGGTCTTACCATTCCCCTCCACTCCAATGCAGGGCTGGATGGTGTCTTCTCACTCGTGGGCCCACGCTTAGATATTTCCGCCGAAGAGAACAACCTCTTGCAAATTGTTGCCTCGAGCGCCTATGCGCGGCTTCTCGAATTCAAGGGCATCAAAAACAGAGTCCGCAAATCTGTGTCCGTGACGCGCAGCGAGAGCGAATGCCTTGCCTGGTGCGCAGCGGGTAAGACGGATTTGGAAATTGGCTGGATCACCGGCCGCTCGCAAAGGACGGTACAGAAGCACCTGCAAAATCTCCAGCTGAAATTGCAGGCCAAAAATCGTGCTCAATTGATCGCCGAAGCCTTCCGGCAGGGCCTTCAGCGATAA
- a CDS encoding C45 family autoproteolytic acyltransferase/hydolase, translating to MTVSQSAWTATLPPECRVDMCTVCVTFVPLKIAYYGRMANISHNMGEICYVIRVFMSRRLPIVVLYGSPFERGRQHGSLFSSPIRVAVNSLREKVGQAGWSAAEKVAGASWTYLQSHQPQIVAEIEGIAAGAGFSPLEIYCLNGFEFFDEPAAKGCTSVAVSTSAGAVVGQNWDAPVGTEEQLVLISYCERGLQCTMVTSPGTLGWVGFNSCGFAFVTNDLMMDRSATGIPSLVARRLIIRQRRVGDAIAVLRSIDHMGGRCYLFGDETGAVGGVEISPKAGVVSLEGPAIVHTNHPLTAPVLPHENVDVAAAVYPSSQARLLALNRLRPLLDGKAGVQRALSDTSGAPDAICKSFSVSEPTQTAFSFVFDCRSMEAALSVGRPAANAYHDYAAGNPIRRHADVRSA from the coding sequence ATGACTGTGTCGCAATCGGCTTGGACAGCAACGCTGCCGCCGGAATGCCGCGTTGATATGTGTACCGTGTGCGTAACTTTCGTACCACTCAAAATTGCGTATTATGGACGCATGGCGAATATATCTCATAATATGGGGGAAATTTGCTATGTTATTCGGGTTTTCATGTCGCGACGCCTTCCTATCGTAGTTTTGTATGGCTCTCCATTCGAGCGCGGTCGTCAGCATGGCTCTCTCTTCTCCTCTCCGATCAGAGTGGCCGTCAACTCGCTCCGGGAAAAAGTGGGACAGGCGGGGTGGAGCGCTGCGGAAAAAGTCGCCGGAGCGTCGTGGACATATCTTCAAAGCCACCAGCCGCAGATTGTTGCAGAAATTGAGGGGATTGCGGCCGGTGCTGGATTTTCTCCGCTCGAGATCTATTGCCTAAACGGTTTCGAGTTTTTTGATGAACCGGCGGCGAAGGGCTGCACGAGCGTGGCGGTCTCGACATCTGCAGGCGCGGTTGTCGGCCAGAACTGGGACGCGCCGGTCGGTACCGAGGAGCAGCTTGTTCTCATCTCGTATTGTGAGCGCGGTCTTCAATGCACAATGGTCACGTCGCCGGGTACGCTTGGCTGGGTCGGCTTCAACAGCTGTGGCTTTGCTTTCGTCACCAATGACTTGATGATGGACCGCTCGGCAACCGGCATCCCGAGCTTGGTTGCCAGGCGCCTGATCATCAGGCAGAGACGGGTAGGTGATGCCATCGCTGTCTTGCGATCGATCGATCACATGGGCGGCCGCTGCTATTTGTTCGGGGACGAGACGGGCGCTGTCGGAGGTGTCGAGATCTCTCCCAAGGCAGGCGTGGTTTCTCTTGAGGGACCGGCTATCGTCCATACCAATCATCCTTTGACAGCTCCCGTCTTGCCGCACGAGAACGTGGACGTCGCGGCCGCAGTCTATCCATCGAGCCAGGCCCGCCTGCTTGCCCTCAACCGCCTGCGGCCCTTGCTTGACGGTAAAGCAGGCGTTCAGCGGGCGTTGAGCGACACCTCCGGTGCGCCGGACGCGATATGCAAGTCTTTCTCCGTCAGCGAACCAACACAGACTGCGTTTTCTTTCGTGTTCGATTGTCGCTCGATGGAGGCTGCACTCTCTGTCGGGCGCCCCGCCGCGAATGCCTACCACGATTATGCCGCGGGGAACCCGATCAGGCGTCATGCGGATGTCAGGTCTGCCTGA
- a CDS encoding acyl-homoserine-lactone synthase has protein sequence MEPIWRYRHRRFVDELGWEAVRRADECERDAFDTSHTIHLVLTHGHDIIGYSRLLPTNLPHLLSEIYPELLQGRPYPCGPRVFEWGRCAAEKVAPRIDNVAAVDVLMTGVLEYLVHVGAEAVIIEAHPKLVEMMKGRGYPVQYLCKPALYNGETIVAAAVYPSATVLQRHRLAYGITQSLLPPNLQRGLRRVRERHVDHQPNWKDSIRGAAQEITDGCS, from the coding sequence ATGGAGCCCATTTGGCGTTATCGCCATCGCCGTTTTGTCGACGAGCTAGGCTGGGAGGCAGTGCGCCGCGCCGATGAATGCGAGCGGGATGCCTTTGACACGTCCCACACCATTCATCTCGTTCTAACCCACGGCCACGACATCATCGGCTATTCGCGGCTGCTCCCCACAAACTTGCCGCACCTTCTCTCTGAGATTTATCCTGAGCTCTTGCAAGGAAGACCGTACCCCTGTGGCCCACGCGTTTTCGAATGGGGACGATGTGCAGCCGAAAAGGTGGCTCCACGGATTGATAACGTCGCGGCCGTGGACGTGTTGATGACCGGCGTTCTGGAGTACCTCGTGCATGTTGGCGCCGAGGCTGTGATCATCGAGGCGCATCCCAAGCTTGTCGAGATGATGAAGGGTAGAGGCTACCCTGTCCAGTATCTTTGCAAGCCAGCGCTCTACAATGGCGAGACGATCGTTGCAGCCGCAGTTTACCCATCAGCAACGGTGCTTCAACGTCATCGATTGGCTTATGGCATAACGCAATCTTTGCTCCCACCCAACCTTCAAAGGGGGCTGCGTCGCGTCCGCGAACGACATGTCGATCATCAGCCGAACTGGAAAGACTCAATTCGTGGCGCGGCGCAGGAAATCACTGATGGATGCAGCTAG